The following proteins are encoded in a genomic region of Balaenoptera ricei isolate mBalRic1 chromosome 14, mBalRic1.hap2, whole genome shotgun sequence:
- the KMT5A gene encoding N-lysine methyltransferase KMT5A isoform X1 — protein sequence MGLAGLQENVFTGQSKIYTYMSPNKCSGMRSPLQEENSVAHHEVKCQGKPLAGIYRKRDEKRNSGNAIRSSVKAEEQKIKDARRGPLAPFPNQKSEATEPPKTPTSSCDSPNAAAAKQALKKPVRGKQAPRKKAQGKTQQNRKLTDFYPVRRSSRKSKAELQSEERKRIDELIESGKEEGMKIDLIDGKGRGVIATKQFSRGEFVVEYHGDLIEITDAKKREALYAQDPSTGCYMYYFQYLSKTYCVDATRETNRLGRLINHSKCGNCQTKLHDIDGVPHLILIASRDIEAGEELLYDYGDRSRASIEAYPWLKH from the exons ATGGGCCTGGCCGGGCTGCAG GAGAATGTATTTACCGGGCAATCAAAGATCTATACCTACATGAGCCCGAACAAATGCTCTGGAATGCGTTCCCCCCTTCAGGAAGAGAACTCAGTTGCACATCACGAAGTCAAATGCCAGGGGAAGCCGTTAGCCGGAATCTACAGGAAACGCGACG AGAAAAGAAACTCTGGGAATGCAATACGAAGCTCCGTGAAGGCCGAGGAACAGAAGATCAAAGACGCCAGGAGAGGTCCCCTGGCCCCTTTTCCAAACCAAAAATCTGAAGCAACAGAACCTCCCAAAACCCCGACCTCGTCTTGTGATTCTCCCAACGCAGCTGCCGCCAAGCAAGCCCTGAAAAAGCCCGTCAGGGGCAAACAGGCTCCCAGGAAAAA AGCTCAAGGAAAAACGCAGCAGAATCGTAAACTCACAGATTTCTACCCTGTTCGAAGGAGCTCCAGGAAGAGCAAAGCTGAGCTGCAG tctgaagaaaggaaaagaatagacGAATTGATTGAAAgtgggaaagaagaaggaatgaaG ATTGACCTCATTGACGGCAAAGGCAGGGGCGTGATCGCCACCAAGCAGTTCTCCCGGGGCGAGTTTGTGGTGGAATACCACGGGGACCTCATCGAGATCACCGACGCCAAGAAGCGGGAGGCTCTGTATGCGCAAGACCCCTCCACGGGCTGCTACATGTACTATTTCCAGTATCTGAGCAAAACCTACTG CGTGGATGCAACCAGAGAGACAAATCGCCTGGGAAGACTGATCAATCACAGTAAATGTGGGAACTGCCAAACCAAACTGCACGACATCGACGGCGTGCCTCACCTCATCCTCATTGCCTCTCGCGACATCGAGGCTGGGGAGGAGCTCTTGTACGACTATGGGGACCGCAGCCGGGCTTCCATCGAAGCCTACCCCTGGCTGAAGCATTAA
- the KMT5A gene encoding N-lysine methyltransferase KMT5A isoform X4, translating into MSKPRAVEAAAAAAAVAATAPGPEMVERRGPGRPRTNGENVFTGQSKIYTYMSPNKCSGMRSPLQEENSVAHHEVKCQGKPLAGIYRKRDEKRNSGNAIRSSVKAEEQKIKDARRGPLAPFPNQKSEATEPPKTPTSSCDSPNAAAAKQALKKPVRGKQAPRKKAQGKTQQNRKLTDFYPVRRSSRKSKAELQSEERKRIDELIESGKEEGMKIDLIDGKGRGVIATKQFSRGEFVVEYHGDLIEITDAKKREALYAQDPSTGCYMYYFQYLSKTYCVDATRETNRLGRLINHSKCGNCQTKLHDIDGVPHLILIASRDIEAGEELLYDYGDRSRASIEAYPWLKH; encoded by the exons ATGTCCAAGCCCCGCGCggtggaggcggcggcggcggcggcggcggtggcagcgACGGCCCCGGGCCCGGAGATGGTGGAGCGGAGGGGCCCGGGGAGGCCCCGCACCAACGGG GAGAATGTATTTACCGGGCAATCAAAGATCTATACCTACATGAGCCCGAACAAATGCTCTGGAATGCGTTCCCCCCTTCAGGAAGAGAACTCAGTTGCACATCACGAAGTCAAATGCCAGGGGAAGCCGTTAGCCGGAATCTACAGGAAACGCGACG AGAAAAGAAACTCTGGGAATGCAATACGAAGCTCCGTGAAGGCCGAGGAACAGAAGATCAAAGACGCCAGGAGAGGTCCCCTGGCCCCTTTTCCAAACCAAAAATCTGAAGCAACAGAACCTCCCAAAACCCCGACCTCGTCTTGTGATTCTCCCAACGCAGCTGCCGCCAAGCAAGCCCTGAAAAAGCCCGTCAGGGGCAAACAGGCTCCCAGGAAAAA AGCTCAAGGAAAAACGCAGCAGAATCGTAAACTCACAGATTTCTACCCTGTTCGAAGGAGCTCCAGGAAGAGCAAAGCTGAGCTGCAG tctgaagaaaggaaaagaatagacGAATTGATTGAAAgtgggaaagaagaaggaatgaaG ATTGACCTCATTGACGGCAAAGGCAGGGGCGTGATCGCCACCAAGCAGTTCTCCCGGGGCGAGTTTGTGGTGGAATACCACGGGGACCTCATCGAGATCACCGACGCCAAGAAGCGGGAGGCTCTGTATGCGCAAGACCCCTCCACGGGCTGCTACATGTACTATTTCCAGTATCTGAGCAAAACCTACTG CGTGGATGCAACCAGAGAGACAAATCGCCTGGGAAGACTGATCAATCACAGTAAATGTGGGAACTGCCAAACCAAACTGCACGACATCGACGGCGTGCCTCACCTCATCCTCATTGCCTCTCGCGACATCGAGGCTGGGGAGGAGCTCTTGTACGACTATGGGGACCGCAGCCGGGCTTCCATCGAAGCCTACCCCTGGCTGAAGCATTAA
- the KMT5A gene encoding N-lysine methyltransferase KMT5A isoform X2: MARGRKMSKPRAVEAAAAAAAVAATAPGPEMVERRGPGRPRTNGENVFTGQSKIYTYMSPNKCSGMRSPLQEENSVAHHEVKCQGKPLAGIYRKRDEKRNSGNAIRSSVKAEEQKIKDARRGPLAPFPNQKSEATEPPKTPTSSCDSPNAAAAKQALKKPVRGKQAPRKKAQGKTQQNRKLTDFYPVRRSSRKSKAELQSEERKRIDELIESGKEEGMKIDLIDGKGRGVIATKQFSRGEFVVEYHGDLIEITDAKKREALYAQDPSTGCYMYYFQYLSKTYCVDATRETNRLGRLINHSKCGNCQTKLHDIDGVPHLILIASRDIEAGEELLYDYGDRSRASIEAYPWLKH, encoded by the exons ATGGCTAGAG GCAGGAAGATGTCCAAGCCCCGCGCggtggaggcggcggcggcggcggcggcggtggcagcgACGGCCCCGGGCCCGGAGATGGTGGAGCGGAGGGGCCCGGGGAGGCCCCGCACCAACGGG GAGAATGTATTTACCGGGCAATCAAAGATCTATACCTACATGAGCCCGAACAAATGCTCTGGAATGCGTTCCCCCCTTCAGGAAGAGAACTCAGTTGCACATCACGAAGTCAAATGCCAGGGGAAGCCGTTAGCCGGAATCTACAGGAAACGCGACG AGAAAAGAAACTCTGGGAATGCAATACGAAGCTCCGTGAAGGCCGAGGAACAGAAGATCAAAGACGCCAGGAGAGGTCCCCTGGCCCCTTTTCCAAACCAAAAATCTGAAGCAACAGAACCTCCCAAAACCCCGACCTCGTCTTGTGATTCTCCCAACGCAGCTGCCGCCAAGCAAGCCCTGAAAAAGCCCGTCAGGGGCAAACAGGCTCCCAGGAAAAA AGCTCAAGGAAAAACGCAGCAGAATCGTAAACTCACAGATTTCTACCCTGTTCGAAGGAGCTCCAGGAAGAGCAAAGCTGAGCTGCAG tctgaagaaaggaaaagaatagacGAATTGATTGAAAgtgggaaagaagaaggaatgaaG ATTGACCTCATTGACGGCAAAGGCAGGGGCGTGATCGCCACCAAGCAGTTCTCCCGGGGCGAGTTTGTGGTGGAATACCACGGGGACCTCATCGAGATCACCGACGCCAAGAAGCGGGAGGCTCTGTATGCGCAAGACCCCTCCACGGGCTGCTACATGTACTATTTCCAGTATCTGAGCAAAACCTACTG CGTGGATGCAACCAGAGAGACAAATCGCCTGGGAAGACTGATCAATCACAGTAAATGTGGGAACTGCCAAACCAAACTGCACGACATCGACGGCGTGCCTCACCTCATCCTCATTGCCTCTCGCGACATCGAGGCTGGGGAGGAGCTCTTGTACGACTATGGGGACCGCAGCCGGGCTTCCATCGAAGCCTACCCCTGGCTGAAGCATTAA
- the KMT5A gene encoding N-lysine methyltransferase KMT5A isoform X3 yields the protein MARGRKMSKPRAVEAAAAAAAVAATAPGPEMVERRGPGRPRTNGENVFTGQSKIYTYMSPNKCSGMRSPLQEENSVAHHEVKCQGKPLAGIYRKRDEKRNSGNAIRSSVKAEEQKIKDARRGPLAPFPNQKSEATEPPKTPTSSCDSPNAAAAKQALKKPVRGKQAPRKKAQGKTQQNRKLTDFYPVRRSSRKSKAELQIDLIDGKGRGVIATKQFSRGEFVVEYHGDLIEITDAKKREALYAQDPSTGCYMYYFQYLSKTYCVDATRETNRLGRLINHSKCGNCQTKLHDIDGVPHLILIASRDIEAGEELLYDYGDRSRASIEAYPWLKH from the exons ATGGCTAGAG GCAGGAAGATGTCCAAGCCCCGCGCggtggaggcggcggcggcggcggcggcggtggcagcgACGGCCCCGGGCCCGGAGATGGTGGAGCGGAGGGGCCCGGGGAGGCCCCGCACCAACGGG GAGAATGTATTTACCGGGCAATCAAAGATCTATACCTACATGAGCCCGAACAAATGCTCTGGAATGCGTTCCCCCCTTCAGGAAGAGAACTCAGTTGCACATCACGAAGTCAAATGCCAGGGGAAGCCGTTAGCCGGAATCTACAGGAAACGCGACG AGAAAAGAAACTCTGGGAATGCAATACGAAGCTCCGTGAAGGCCGAGGAACAGAAGATCAAAGACGCCAGGAGAGGTCCCCTGGCCCCTTTTCCAAACCAAAAATCTGAAGCAACAGAACCTCCCAAAACCCCGACCTCGTCTTGTGATTCTCCCAACGCAGCTGCCGCCAAGCAAGCCCTGAAAAAGCCCGTCAGGGGCAAACAGGCTCCCAGGAAAAA AGCTCAAGGAAAAACGCAGCAGAATCGTAAACTCACAGATTTCTACCCTGTTCGAAGGAGCTCCAGGAAGAGCAAAGCTGAGCTGCAG ATTGACCTCATTGACGGCAAAGGCAGGGGCGTGATCGCCACCAAGCAGTTCTCCCGGGGCGAGTTTGTGGTGGAATACCACGGGGACCTCATCGAGATCACCGACGCCAAGAAGCGGGAGGCTCTGTATGCGCAAGACCCCTCCACGGGCTGCTACATGTACTATTTCCAGTATCTGAGCAAAACCTACTG CGTGGATGCAACCAGAGAGACAAATCGCCTGGGAAGACTGATCAATCACAGTAAATGTGGGAACTGCCAAACCAAACTGCACGACATCGACGGCGTGCCTCACCTCATCCTCATTGCCTCTCGCGACATCGAGGCTGGGGAGGAGCTCTTGTACGACTATGGGGACCGCAGCCGGGCTTCCATCGAAGCCTACCCCTGGCTGAAGCATTAA